The Myxococcales bacterium region GCCGTCGTCGTCGGCCTGCCGGCCGCGCTGCTTCGGCGTGTGTGGCTCCGCGCCGGCAGCGGCGGCCACGCCGCCAAGATCACGCGAGCCCTTACGCGCCAGGCGATGCGCGACACGCTGACGGTGACCGTGCCTTCGCTTCGAAGCGAGGAGGTCGAACTGCTGCTCGATGCGTCGCGCCTCCTCGAAGTGTCGCGCGGCGACGTCATCTTGCGCGGCGACGAGCGTCGCCCGTCGCTCTACATCGTCGCGGGTGGCCTCGTGCAATTCGAGACCGAGGGAGACGGGCCAAAGGGATACGCGTCGGCGCAGGACGTCTTCACCACGGGCGCGCGCGCTGTCGCGGCGCGTCCAACGTGGCTGATTCGGCTTGAGGACGCCGCCCTCGCCCCCAAAGCGCTCGTCGACGTGGCGGAGCGAGGCGCGCGGGACCGCGCTGACGGTGGGGCCCGCGTCGAAGACTTGGGCCGCCTCGTCGAGGGCCGGTCGCTCCTGTTGCTCGACGGCGACGCTTGCGTTCGCTGCGGCCACTGCGCCTCGGCGTGCGCCGACGCTCACGTCGATGGCTTGAGCCGAATCCTGCGCGCGGGCCCCATCGTGTCGCTCGCGGTCATGCCCCAGGCGATTCTCGCTTCGAGCTGCGAGCACTGCCGAACGCCCGCGTGCTTGCCGGCCTGCCCAACGGGAGCGATCCAGCGGAGCGAAGACGGACGCGTCGATCTTCGTCCCGAGCTCTGCACCGGATGCGGCAGCTGCGCGAAGGCCTGCCCCTGGGACAACCTTGCCCTGGCGCCGAGGCCCGGCGGCAAGGGCGCCGAGCCCGGCACCAGCGCGGACGTCGCCATCAAGTGCGATCTGTGCGCTGGAACTGGCCACGGGCCCGCCTGCGTGAGCGCGTGCCCAACGGGCGCGCTCATCCGCATCGATGGCCCCACGTCGCTGACCGCTGCGCCCATGGAGCGCGATGAACGCCCCGTCCTCAAGGCCGCCGCCGTCACGGCGCTCGTCGCGCTCGCGTTGGTGTTCCTCGGCGGCGCCGTGCGCGCCGCGCGCGTGCCCCTGGGCGTCGCGGCCGCCCTCGGTCTTGCCGTTCTGATGGCCTACGGCGCGCTCAAACGTCGCGCCGGAGTGCGACGCGTGCTCCGCCTTCCGGCGGCGACGGGGCAGGGGACAGCCAGAGACCGCTACCTGGCGCACGTCGCCATCGGTGTCGCAACCTTCGCCGCCGCGCTGGGTCACGCGCAGGGCTCCAGTCGCTCCACCACGTTGGCCCGAGCGACGCTCTTTGCGCTCTTCGCGGCGACGGCGAGCGGGGCCTTCGGTGCCCTTGTGTATCGCGCCCTACCACCACGGCTCTCGCGACTCGCCGGGCGAGAGTGGCTTCCGGAGACCGGCGCGGCGGAGGCGAAGCGCCTAGGCGAGCGCACCTTCGCAGAGCTCTCAGGACGTACCGAGCTCGTAAAGACCCTCTTTGCGCGCGTCCTCGATCCGTATCGGCGCTCGCCCTTCGTCCTGCTGCGACTCCTTACGACCAACGCCACCTTGGCCCGCGAAGTCGAGACCCTCGAGGGCCGAATCGAAGGACTCCTCGAGGGACGGGGGAAGGACAAACGTGAGGGGCTCGATCGACTCGTTCGCGCCGTGGCCGAAGAGGCATGCTTCCGAGCCGCGCGCGTGGCCCTCTTCGCGCTCACGGCGTGGCCCGCCGCGCACGTCGTCGCGGCGGTCGTCGTCGCTCTCTTGTGCATCGCTCACGGCGTCACGGAGGGCCTTGCACGATGACGCTCCGTGGCCGTTCGAGAAGCGCGCGCCGATACCAGGTGATGAGCGATCTCGTGACCCCGCGGGCGTTGCTCGTCGCGTCCCTCGCCGCCGCCGGCGCGACGGGCATTGGCCTCGCGCTGGCACCATCGGGATCGCTCGCGACGCCGGGCCCGCTCTCGGCGCCCCACACGAAGGCCAACGTGGCTTGTGCGAAGTGTCACGGTCGCGCCGAGTCGACGAGCCCCACGGCGCGCATCGAGGAACTAACGACGCTCTCCTGCATCGGTTGCCACGGCGCGCATGATCTTCGGCGAGGCCACAAGGGCGCGCTGGAGCAAGGCAAACTCGGCTGCGCCACGTGCCATCCGGCCCACGCGTCGGAGACGGTCACCTTCCTAGGCAACGGCAAGGCCCGTCACGCGACCCCCACGGGAACCAGCGAGGTGGCGGCGCCGCCCATCGCAAAGGGCGTCACCGTGCCCATCCTTCGCGCCGATCGTTGCGTGGGCTGCCACGACGCCGCGCGCCGAGGCGACCCGCTCGCACCGTGCGTGGACACCTCCGGCCGGACGAGCCCAGCGCTCGTCGTTCGCTGCCTCGCAGAACACGGTGAGTCGGGACGCGCGGCTGGCCGCGGCGTCTGCGAGGGGCAGCACCAGCCCGCGCGCTTCGCTGCGCAAGACGCCGCCGTCGCCATCGCTGCGGGGGCTACGCTTTCCGCGCGGCGACCCGTACTGGGGCTCGCCGGCTGGCTCTTTCTGGGCCCCTTGGCCATTGGCCTTGCGTCGTACGTCGGCGTTCGCATGGCGAAGCGTCGCTCCGCAAAGAGCGCCGAGCCACACCGGGCGCCGGCGGCGCAGAGGAGGCGACTGCCGGTCATCGACGCGAGCCGCTGTTTGGGCTGCTACGCTTGCGTCGACGCGTGCGCCTTCGACGTGCTCGCCATCGAACGCTACGTCGCGAAAGTTGCCCGCCCAGAAGCCTGCTGCAGCGCGACGACGTGCGAGACCGCATGCCCGAACGGCTCGCTGGTGATGAAAGACGTGAACGACCTCGCCGCCGCGGAGCCATGGGTAAGCGAGTCGCTCGAGCGCGAAGGAACACCGGGCGTGTTCTTGGCCGGCGACATCACCGGCGTGCCGCTCATCCGCAACGCCGTACTGCAAGGCCGGCAGGCCATCGACGCCATCGCCAAGAGCAAGCGACGCGCATCGTCGGGCCCTACTGTCGATGCCGATGTGGTCATCGTGGGCGCGGGCCCCGCGGGTCTCGCAGCATCTCTGCGCGCCGAGGAGGCGGGCCTTACGTACGTCACGCTCGAGCAAGGCGTGATCGCGGCAAGCCTCAAGAGCTTCCCTCGCGGCAAGCTCGTTTTCGACGCGCCCCTCGACTTGCCGCTCGAAGGCCAGCTTGCGGTGCGAGAGTGCACCAAGGAGGAGCTCGTGGCTCACTGGATGCGTATCGTGCGCACGAGGCGCCCCCGCATCCTCGAAGAGCACCGCGTGGTGCACGCGGAGCGCACCGGTGACGTGTTCACGATCGTCTACGAGCGCAAGGACGCGAGCCGAGGCCAACTCCGCGCCCTCGCGCTCCTCGTCGCCGTCGGGCAACGCGGCACGCCGCGGCGCCTCGACGCGCACATCGACGCGTCCGCGGAATCGCGCGTCCTCGATGCGCTCTACGACGCCCGTTCACTGATGGGCCGGCGCGTGCTCATCGTCGGCCTCGGCGACGTCGCCATGGAGGCCGCGCAGGCGCTCGCGCACCAACCGGGCACGGAAGTCACCGTGGTCCACCGGGGCGCGGGCTTTGCGCGAGGTCGCGAGAAGAACGTCACGGAGGTCCAAGGCCTCGTCATGGCGGGCCGCGTCCACCTCCTCCTGGAGAGCCAGGTCACGCGAATTGCCGACGCCGGAAGCGCGTTGGCCGTTACGGTTCTTGGCAAGGGCGGGGCCCAAGCGCTTGAGGTCGACGTCGTCCTCTCGCTCATCGGCGGCACGCCCTCGCGCGCCTTCTTGTCGGCGCTCTCGCCGCCATCGTCGCGGAACGCCCCCGAAAATTCGTGACCGCAGCCCCGCCGCCAACCCGTTAGATCGTTCCCGCACCTGGCCCGTCCAACCCCTCCATGAAACACACGGCCGTCGCCCTTTGGACCCTTGTCGGTGTCGCCCTCAGCTCAGCAGGGGCCTTTGCCGTGCCCCTCCCCGCCAACGCGGACCGTCCGACGGCCGATCCGATCGTAATCAGGCCCCAGGGGGACGACATGTCGCAGTTTTCGGGAGGCAAGACGTTGCTCCTCGACGCGCGCCTGGGCCACAAGGCGCTGCCGACCACGGGAGGCGAGACCTTCGTCTTCGCGTCGGTCGCCGGTCGCGACGAGTCCTCGCGCGCTGTCGCCGCGCCGCTCAACTTGGGCATCGTCATCGACCGGTCTGGCTCCATGAAGGGTCAACGCATCGTCAACGCGCTCGCCGCGGCGACGGGCACCATCGACCGCATGCGCGACGGCGACCTCGTCTCCGTCGTGAGCTTTGACGACTCGGCACAGGTCGTTGTCCCGCCGACGCGCATCTCTTCGTCGACGCGTGGCTCGGTGGTCTCGGCCATTCAGTCGATTCGCCTCGGCGGCGACACGTGCATCTCCTGCGGCCTCGACACGGCGATGAACGAACTGATGCGCGCCGGCGACTCGCGCGGCATCACGAAGATGCTCCTCCTCTCGGACGGCGCCGCCAACCAAGGCGTTCGCGACGTCTCGGGCCTCCGGCAGATCGCCGGGCGCATGCGCGATCGCGGCTGCAACATCTCGACCATCGGCGTTGACGTCGACTTCGACGAGAAGATCATGAGCGCCATCGCGACAGAGTCGAACGGTCGCCACCACTTCGTGGCCAACGCGTCGGAGCTGACGAACGTCTTCAATCAGGAGTTTGACTCGCTTCTGGCGACGGTGGCTCGCGAGGCGGAGCTCGAAATCGAGCTCGCGCCGGGCGTCGAGCCGGTGCAGGTCTTCGATCGCTCGCATCGGCGCTCCGGCCAACGCATCACGGTGCCGTTCGGTACCTTCAGCGCCAAGCAAGAGAAGACGGTCCTCCTCAAGGTCCGCGTGTCGGAGTCCCTCGCGCGCAGCGACAACCAGCCGATCGCGCGGCTCCGCCTCGCCTACGAGGACGCGGCGACGGGCCGCTTCGGCCGGGAGGAGACGCAAGGCGCCCTGGCCGCTCGCGTGTCGCGGTCAGCGTCCCTCGATGACCTCGACCCGTTCGTGGCGGCGCGCCTCTCGCGTAGCCTCACCGCGACCGCGCTCACGGAGGCCAACTCGCTCTTCGAGCGCGGCTTCGCCGAAGAAGCGCGCAAGCGCCTCACGAGCCAAGCCGATGAGGTCGGGCGCGTCGCGTCACGCGCGAAGACCGCAGCTCCGGCCGCCGCGAAGCCCGTGACGGCGGCGCGGCCGCTCGCCGATGACTTCGAGCAGCAGCTCGACGCCGTGCGGTCTGCCGAATCGAGCTTCGGCTCGGCGGCGGTGGGCGGCGCGGCAGCAGCTCCCGCGAAGCGCGAGGGCAAAGCGCAAGTCAGGACGAACCAAGCGAACGCCCAGTCGTTCGGGTTCTGACGCTGGCGGGAGCGGAGGCGGGTGGTGCCTGACTTTCGCCGACTCCTTCGCGAATCCACGAGAGGGAAGTAACCTCCGACGGTGGCCGAGCCCATCGACCTTCTGCCTCCGCCGCCCGACGGCGCGCGCATCACGACGACGCGCGGGCACACGAGACCCCGAGCCATCGCTTGGTTCGGGTTCTCGTCGTTCTGGGGCCACATGCGGCACCTGGTGGCGGCCGCCATCGCCACGGAGAACGTCGATTCCCGCAAGTGGATGGTGCCCGATGAACCCATCGAGCTGACAGAGCGCATCCTCGAGCTCCTGGAAGCAGCAGGAACCGCCCGCGACGCCTCGACCTTGCTCCAAGCGCTCGGGCGCGATCTGTGGCTCGACTTTGTGGCCGACACCGGCGACGACGTCAGCGTCAGCGAGCGCGTGGCCCAGCTCGTCACGGGGACGTACCGGAAGGACAAGGACCTAATCCTGCCGCGCGGCGACGTCCTGATGTTCGGCGGCGACACCGCGTACCCGGTGGCGACGGTGCGCGAGATCACGAGGCGCGTACTTGACCCGTGGAACCGCGTCTTCGAAGCCGCCGATGACCAGAAGAGGCGCGTGTTGCTCGCCATCCCCGGCAACCACGACTGGTACGACGGTCTCGACGGCTTCGCGCGCCTCTTTCAAGCGCCCTGCGCTTTCGAGGGAGAGCGGAGCGCCGACGAGGCGCTTCACCCAAGGACGAGCGAGTTCCCGCTGCTCGACTGGGCCGAAGCCTTCACTCGCGGTGAGGCGCGCCACAAGCCAGGCGCGCTCGCGTTCTTCGGCTACGTCGCGGTGCAGAGCGCGAGCTACTTTCGCATCCCTTTGGGGCCCGGCCTCGAGCTCTTCGCTGTCGATCGGCAGCTTCGACAGATCGACGAGCGACAGAAAGCCTACTTCGACTTTCCTCGCACACGCGCGCGCATCCTCTTTCTCCCCGATCCGGCCCGCGCGTGGGGCGAAACGCGGCCCACCGGAGCACAAGTCCTAAAGGAGCTCGCCATCGACGCGAACCAGTCGCCAACGCTCCTGGTTTCTGGCGACGTCCACCACTACGAGCGCTCCGAAGAGGGGCCCAGCGTCCACGTCGTCGCGGGCGGCGGCGGCGCCTTTCTCCACGGCGCGCGCGTCGCAAAGAACGGCCTCTACAAGATGCTCGCCGAGTTTCCGGGGCCGAAGGCGTCGGCCCGATACCTGACGGAGCTCCCGCTCTTCGTGGCCACAGGACGCGCAGGCCTCGTGCTGACGAGCGTCTTGGCCTTCGCCAACTTCCTCGCGCTCCGGGCAACCTTCCGTTGGGAGCGCGAGACGATGCTCGCCGTCGCGACGTCGATCGTGGTGGCCTTTGCCGTCGGCGCGGCGCTCCTCGTGGGCTGGCGCCGCCACCGCATGGGAAGAGTCGTTCCCTTCGCCATCCTGACGGGAGCCATCATTGGCCTCTTGCCGCTCGGTTTAGGGGTCGTCGCCGATCGGGTTGCGGTATCGGCGCTCGGCGAGTCGCTCGGCGGGCGTCTCGGCAGCTTCACGCTCGCGTGGGCCCTCGCGACCTTCGTGAGCGGGTTGGCCTTCGGGACCATGCTCGCGCTCATCGCCCGCCTCGGGTTGAATCACGCGCAACCCTTTGCAGCGTTGGGCATCCCGACCTACAAGCACTTTGTGCGGTTTCGCTTTCGCGCCGAAAACGACGAAACGAAGGTCGACGGCTACGTCATCGGCCTCGTTGATCCGCTGAGCGACGGGGCCAGGCCCGTCCTCGTCGACGAGTTCCATTTCTCGTCGCGGCGCGGCGCCACCACGGAGCCGCGGCCGTCGTGAGTCGCAAGAAGAAGCTCCTCTGGCTCGCGCCGCTGCTCGCGCCAGCGCTTGTCGGTCTCTGGCTCTATGGGCGGAGCCGCGGACCTCACCCCTGCGACGAGCCAAGGGATCTACCGGTCCCCGGCCGCGACGTCGTCGCGTGCGCCGAGCGCTACGTCCTCGATCAATGGTTCACGACGGCGTGGGGCAAGTTCGGCCCCCTTGATGCGGAGCCGAACGGCACAGGCTCTTGGTTTGATCTGGTGGGAAAGCACCGGGGAACACTGCGGCCGCTGCTCGAAAGCTTGTGCACGCACGCGAAGGATCCGCAGGGCGCCTTGGGTCACACGGCGCTCTTCGCACCGGCGGGCGGAGGCCAGGAATGCCGCGCCGTCTCCGTCACCCCACTCTTGGGTCCGTCGATGAAGGCCGAGAGCTGCGACTCGGTTCGCGCCAAGTCGACCTGCCACGAACGCGCCGCCGCCGTCGCTCGATGAGTTCGCCGGCGCGACGGCTCAGCGTGTCGCCGTCGCCGTCGCCGTCCAGATGGAGCCGTCGTCGAGCGTGCCGTTCATCGCGATCTTCAGCGCCGCGGAGCCGTTCGTATCGACCTTCGTGAAGGTTTGAAACTCCCAGAGGGCCGTCTTCCCAGCGGCCGTGCAGGGCGCCTCCACAGCCATCCGGTCCGGTCCGTTGCTGCGCAACGTAAACTCCGTGGTCGCGTTCGCGCCGGCCTTCAAGAGCCACGGGGCGCCGCCGTCGCACTGTTGAATCTGCGACGCCTTCTTCGGGCCATCGCCTGCGTCGAGCTCGACCGAGTCGAGCGTCTTGATGGCCTTGCCGGTGCCGTTCTTCACGGTGACGGTAAACCGCAGCACCGAGGTCGCGTGTTTTGACGAAGCCTGCTCGAGACTCACCTCGCCAGCGACGGCAGTTCCCGCCGCGTCGGACGAGCACGCCGGGACAGCGAAGAGGAGCGACAGGGCGAACGCGAGGGAAGGGAGGCGCATCGGCGCCGTTATAGGAGATTTTCCCGCGTCGATCCTCCCTAAGCGGCGGAAGCAGCGCCGGGCCGGATGTGCCGCTCGCCGGGTGCACACCTAGCGAATCTTGCCCTTCGAAGGGCCCCTGGGCGCCGTTGCTGCCAGGCCTGGACAGATGTACCGTACCGAGGTGTCCTTCGGGAAGAAACTCGGCCGCCTCACGCTTGGAGCGGTGCAGGAGCCACCGAAGGCCAGGAGCAGGCCGGCCGCCAATCTTCCGCCGGTCGGCGGCGCCGACGCGCCCCTCCCTGCGCGCGTCCTGCTCGACGACCTCCGCGCGAAGATGGACGCGATCCTCTCGCGTGCGCCCGTCACCCGGGCGCCCGCCACGCTCGACGCGCCCGAGCTCCCCTTCGTGACCGAGGTCACCGCGCTCGGCGACCTGCATCGGCGGGTCGTGCGCTTTCCACTCTCGCATCGGGTGGGGCACAAGAGCGTCGGCCCCGCGCACTCCGCCGATGCCGAACTGCTCGCGCTCCTGGCCCTTGATCCATCCATCGCTCGGGCGTCGCCGGCCGGCGCCCTCTACCTCGACACAGAGACCACGGGCCTCGCCGGCGGCGCGGGCACGGTGGCCTTCCTCGTGGGCCTTGCGTTCTTCGACGAGGGCGCGCTCGTCGTCGAACAGCTCTTGGTGCGGGCGCTCGGCGAAGAAGCCCCGATGCTCGAGCACGTCCGAAAGCGCGTTCTCGGCGCGTCGATGCTCGTGAGCTTCAACGGCAAGAGCTTCGACATGCCGCTACTCCGAACGCGCTTTGTCATGGCCCGCACCACGGCGCCGCCGGAGCCCGCGCACCTCGACCTCGTCCACGTGGCGAGGCGCATCCACAAGCGGCGCGGGTTTCCTTGCCGCCTCGTGACCATCGAGGAGCGCGTCCTCGGATTCCAACGCATCGACGACGTCCCCTCGGGCGAAGTCTCCGCCTGTTACCTGCACTTTCTCCGTACCGGAGAAACGGGTGCGCTGCTCGGCGTCATCGAGCACAACTTGCACGACGTCGTCACCATGGCGGCGCTCGTGGGCCTCTACGGCGAGCCGCTCGCGGGCAGCGAGCTCGTCCCGGATGATCTCGCCGGCGCGTCGCGCGTGCTTTCGCGGGCCGGCGCCAAGGACGCGGCGCGCGCCTTCGCCGATCGGGCGATCGAAGAGGGCGGCGGGGCCGACGCCCTGCGCGCGAGCGCGGAGATCGCGAAAGCGCGAGGCGATCGCGCGAGGGCGCTAAAGGACTTTCAAGCGGCCTTGGAGCGTGAGGACGATCCGAAAGTGCGCCTCGAGCTCGCGAAGCTCTACGAACATCACGAAAGGGATCTTGAGCGCGCCCTTGAGCTCACGCTGCGGGGCACCTCCGAGGCGCCGGAGGCTGAGTCGAAGCGCAAGCGCCGCCTTCATGCCAAGCTAGAAGCCAAGAGCCGTCGCGCCGAGGCCAGCGCCCCCTTGTTCGCGAGGCGTAAGTAGCTCGGGTCCCAGAGCGGGAGTGCGCAGCGACGACCACCGCCTCGGCGCGCGAACAAAAGTGCTCGTCCCGCCAAGGGCCGGGACCTGGTAAAACGCTGTTCGACGATCGCCCTCGCTTCCGCGAGGCGACCGCGAGGAGCACGCCGTGAACGAGCCCGAACGTTACGAGCCTTCCGCCATCGAACACGTCTGGCAGAAGTACTGGGAAGCGAACGACACCTTCCGCACCGAGCGCCGCGCTGGCCGCCCCAAGTATTACGTCCTCGACATGTTCCCGTACCCGTCGGGCTCGGGCCTCCATGTGGGCCACCCCGAGGGCTACACGGCGACGGACATCCTCGCGCGCTACAAGCGCATGAAGGGCTTCGACGTGCTCCACCCGATGGGCTGGGACGCCTTTGGTCTGCCGGCCGAGCAGCACGCCATCAACACGGGCACCCATCCGCGCGAGACGACGCTCAAGAACATCGGCACCTTCCGTCGCCAGCTCAAGATGCTCGGCTTCTCGTACGACTGGTCCCGTGAGGTCGACACGACGGATCCGAAGTACGTCAAATGGACCCAGTGGATCTTCCTCCAGCTCTTCAAGAAGGGCCTCGCGCAGCAGGCCGAGATTCCCGTCAATTGGTGCGCCGAGCTGGGCACCGTCTTGGCCAACGAAGAGGTCATCGATGGCAAGAGCGAGCGCGGCAACTTCCCCGTGGAGCGTCTCCCGCTCCGCCAGTGGCAGCTCAAGATCACCCAATACGCCGACCGCCTCGATGCCGATCTCGCGGGCCTCGATTGGCCCGAGACCAAGCTCAAGCAGCACCACTGGATCGGTCGAAGCGAGGGCGCCCTCGCAGACTTTGCCGTCGAAGGTCACTCCGGCAACAAGGACGGCAAGAAGATCACCGTCTTTACGACGCGCGTCGACACGCTCCCGGGCGTGACCTACTGCGTCCTCGCACCGGAGCACCCGCTCACGATGGAGCTCGTGAGCCCGGCGCAGCGTGAGGCCGTGGCGAAATACGTCGAGGAGGCCAAGCGCAAGAGCGACATGGATCGCTCCGACCTCTCGAAGTCGAAGAGCGGCGTGGCCCTCGGCGCGTCGGTCATCAATCCGCTGAACGGCGAGACGGTCCCCTTGTGGGTCGGCGACTACGTCATCGGCCACTACGGCACCGGCGCCGTCATGGCCGTGCCGGCCCACGACGAGCGCGATCACGCGTTCGCGAAGCAATACGGGCTGCCCATCCTGCAAGTGGTGGCGCCCTGGGGCGGAGGCAAAGTCGACGTGCAGACGTCGGCATTCACCGACGACGGCCTCGCCTACGAAGTGAAGAGCGACCTGCCCATCGCGAACGGAACGCCGAGCGAGAACGTTCGCAAACAGATCACCGCGTGGCTCAAGGAGCAGGGCAGGGGTGAGTCGAAAGTCACCTACCGCCTCCGCGACTGGGTCTTCTCGCGGCAGCGCTATTGGGGCGAGCCGTTCCCCATCTATTTCCCCGTCGAGACCAGCGGCGATCCGCGCAAGGACGGCGTCGCGTTCACCATTCGCTACGACCAGCCCATCGCGGTCGACGAGTCCGAGCTGCCGCTGCTCTTGCCTGACATGGAAGACTTCAAGCCCACCGGCGATCCGGAAGGGCCGCTCGCGCGCGCCAAGGACTGGCGCTTCTTCCAGCGCGACGGCAAGTGGTTCGCGCGCGAGACCAACACGATGCCGCAGTGGGCTGGCTCCTGCTGGTACTACCTCCGCTACATCGATCCGAACAACGACGCGGCCATCTTCTCGAAGGACGCCTACGACGCGTGGATGCCCGTCGACCTCTACGTGGGCGGCGCCGAGCACGCGGTCCTGCACCTGCTCTACGCGCGCTTCTGGCACAAGGTGCTCTTCGATCTGGGCATCGTGAAGCACGACGAGCCCTTCACCAAGCTCGTGCACCAAGGGCTCATCCTCGGTGAAGACGGCCAGAAAATGGCCAAGTCGCGCGGCAACGTCATCAACCCCGACGACATCGTGAAGGGCTTCGGCGCCGACGCCTTCCGCCTCTACGAGATGTTCATGGGGCCGCTCGAGCAAATGAAGCCGTGGCAAACAAGCGGCATCGAGGGCGTGCGCCGCTTCCTCGATCGCGTCTGGAACGTTTGCATCGGAGCCGCGCTCACCGACGAGTGCGACAAGGAGACGAAGAAGCTCCTCCACAAGACCATCAAGAAGGTCGGCGAGGACATCGAGCAACTCCGCTTCAACACGTGCATCAGCGCCATGATGATCCTGGTGAAACACCTGGGTGCGCTGCCCGCCGTTCCCCGCGAGGCCGCTCACGCCCTCGCGCTGATTCTGTCGCCGTTCTCGCCCCACATCGGCGAAGAGATCTGGAAGCGGTTCGGCCACGACAAGTCGCTGGCCTACGAGCCGTGGCCCGCCTTCGACGCCGAGCTCGTCAAGGACGATGTCATCGCCATTGGCGTCCAGATCAACGGCAAGGTTCGCTCGTCGGTCGAGTTGCCCGTCAACGCCGACGAGGCGGCCGCGCGCGCGATGGCGACGAGCGATCCGAAGCTCGTGCCGCACTTGGAAGGCAAGACCATCAAGAAGGTCATCTACGTGCCCGGCAAGATCCTCAACTTCATCGTCGGATGACCATGACGAGCGGCGCCGTGATTCGAGGCGCACAAGCACGGGCGACGGCGCGGCTCGTCCCATGGCTGCTGCTCGGGAGCGCGCTGGCGAGCGCGTCGTGCGGCTACCGGCCGCTTCACGCCGCGGCGCCCGAGGGCGAGGCGCTCGCCGTGGTCGTCACGCGGACACTCGTTACACCCGTCAGCGCCGCCGACGAGGTGGCGGCGGGCGTCCGCGACGCCTTGGCCGAAAGCTCTCTCCTTCGGCCCGGCGGGGACTACCCCCGCGTCGAGGTGGAGGTGCTTCGAATCGACCAGGAGAGCGACGGCATCGCCGGCGAGGGCCAGAAGCCGCTCGCGCGAGGCCTGCGCGTCGGGGTCGTCGCGCGCGCCCTCGTGCGCGCGCGCGAGGGCGACCCGGCGGTCCGCGACACGGGCGATCTCCGGGCGTTTACCGTTATCGGCGCCGAG contains the following coding sequences:
- a CDS encoding leucine--tRNA ligase, with translation MNEPERYEPSAIEHVWQKYWEANDTFRTERRAGRPKYYVLDMFPYPSGSGLHVGHPEGYTATDILARYKRMKGFDVLHPMGWDAFGLPAEQHAINTGTHPRETTLKNIGTFRRQLKMLGFSYDWSREVDTTDPKYVKWTQWIFLQLFKKGLAQQAEIPVNWCAELGTVLANEEVIDGKSERGNFPVERLPLRQWQLKITQYADRLDADLAGLDWPETKLKQHHWIGRSEGALADFAVEGHSGNKDGKKITVFTTRVDTLPGVTYCVLAPEHPLTMELVSPAQREAVAKYVEEAKRKSDMDRSDLSKSKSGVALGASVINPLNGETVPLWVGDYVIGHYGTGAVMAVPAHDERDHAFAKQYGLPILQVVAPWGGGKVDVQTSAFTDDGLAYEVKSDLPIANGTPSENVRKQITAWLKEQGRGESKVTYRLRDWVFSRQRYWGEPFPIYFPVETSGDPRKDGVAFTIRYDQPIAVDESELPLLLPDMEDFKPTGDPEGPLARAKDWRFFQRDGKWFARETNTMPQWAGSCWYYLRYIDPNNDAAIFSKDAYDAWMPVDLYVGGAEHAVLHLLYARFWHKVLFDLGIVKHDEPFTKLVHQGLILGEDGQKMAKSRGNVINPDDIVKGFGADAFRLYEMFMGPLEQMKPWQTSGIEGVRRFLDRVWNVCIGAALTDECDKETKKLLHKTIKKVGEDIEQLRFNTCISAMMILVKHLGALPAVPREAAHALALILSPFSPHIGEEIWKRFGHDKSLAYEPWPAFDAELVKDDVIAIGVQINGKVRSSVELPVNADEAAARAMATSDPKLVPHLEGKTIKKVIYVPGKILNFIVG